A single region of the Manihot esculenta cultivar AM560-2 chromosome 12, M.esculenta_v8, whole genome shotgun sequence genome encodes:
- the LOC110608171 gene encoding vacuolar protein-sorting-associated protein 11 homolog: protein MYQWRKFEFFEEKYGGKSKIPEDVSGKIECCSSGRGKVVIGSDDGTVSLLDRGLNFNFAFPAHSSSVLFIQQLKQRNFLVTVGEDEQISPQQSAMCLKVFDLDKMQPEGTSSSIPDCIGILRIFTNQFPQAKITSFLVLEEAPPILLIAIGLDNGSIYCIKGDIARERITRFKLQVDSVSDKSHSSITGLGFRVDGHALQLFAVTPNSVSLFSMHNQPPRRQMLDQIGSNVNSVTMSDRSELIIGRPEAVYFYEVDGRGPCWAFEGEKKFLGWFRGYLLCVIADQRSGKDTFNVYDLKNRLIAHSLAVKEVSHILCEWGNIILIMTDKSALCIGEKDMESKLDMLFKKNLYTVAINLVQSQQADAAATAEVLRKYGDHLYSKQDYDEAMAQYINTIGHLEPSYVIQKFLDAQRIYNLTNYLENLHKKGLASKDHTTLLLNCYTKLKDVDKLNVFIKSEDGVGEHMFDVETAIRVCRAANYHEHAMYVAKKAGRHELYLKILLEDLGRYDEALQYISSLEPSQAGVTVKEYGKILIDHRPVETIEILLRLCTEDGESAKQESSSSAYLSMLPSPVDFLNIFMHHPQSLMDFLEKYTDHVKDSPAQVEIHNTLLELYLSNDLNFPSISQVCNDIDLSLRGKSGVPRKSKAQSNGKLVGNSKDTYKEKECKRRREKGLCLLKSAWPSDLEHPLYDVDLAIILCEMNGFKEGLLYLYEKMKLYKEVIACYMQAHDHEGLIACCKRLGDSGKGGDSSLWADLLKYFGELGEDCSKEVKDVLTYIERDDILPPIIVLQTLSRSPCLTLSVIKDYIARKLEQESKLIEEDRRAIEKYQEGTVAMRKEIQDLRTNARIFQLSKCTACTFTLDLPAVHFMCMHSFHQRCLGDNEKECPECAAEYRSVLEMRRSLEQNSKDQDQFFQQVKSSKDGFSVIAEYFGKGIISKTSTGTHRSSSLSSSSDF from the exons ATGTACCAATGGAGGAAATTCGAGTTCTTCGAGGAGAAATATGGGGGAAAAAGCAAGATTCCCGAAGATGTTAGTGGAAAAATCGAGTGCTGCTCCAGCGGCAGAGGGAAGGTGGTGATTGGCTCCGATGACGGCACGGTCAGCTTACTCGATCGAGGTCTCAACTTCAATTTCGCCTTTCCAGCTCATTCCTCATCCGTCCTCTTTATCCAGCAGCTCAAA CAACGCAACTTCCTTGTGACTGTTGGGGAGGATGAGCAAATATCTCCACAGCAATCTGCCATGTGCCTCAAGGTTTTTGACCTTGATAAGATGCAGCCAGAGGGCACAAGCTCATCTATACCTGATTGTATTGGGATCCTGCGAATTTTCACTAATCAGTTTCCTCAAGCAAAG ATAACATCCTTTTTAGTACTAGAGGAAGCTCCACCAATACTGCTCATAGCTATTGGCTTAGACAATGGTAGTATTTACTGCATCAAAGGAGACATTGCAAGGGAACGTATCACACGCTTCAAGCTTCAGGTGGATAGTGTTTCAGACAAAAGCCATTCATCCATTACAGGTCTTGGATTCAGGGTTGATGGTCATGCCCTTCAGTTATTTGCTGTAACTCCAAATTCTGTGAGCTTGTTCAGCATGCACAATCAACCACCAAGGAGGCAAATGCTAGATCAGATAGGAAGCAATGTTAATAGTGTAACAATGAGTGATCGCTCG GAGTTAATAATTGGCCGACCTGAAGCTGTTTACTTTTATGAAGTTGATGGGCGTGGTCCCTGTTGGGCATTTGAGGGAGAGAAGAAATTTCTGGGGTGGTTTCGTGGTTACCTTTTATGTGTTATTGCAGATCAAAGAAGTGGCAAAGATACTTTCAATGTTTATGACCTGAAGAACCGTTTAATAGCCCACAGTCTAGCAGTTAAAGAAGTTTCTCACATTCTTTGtgaatggggtaacataatacTTATAATGACTGACAAATCAGCTTTATGTATTGGGGAGAAGGATATGGAAAGCAAGCTGGATATGCTCTTCAAGAAAAATCTTTATACTGTGGCAATCAATCTTGTTCAAAGTCAGCAAGCTGATGCTGCTGCCACAGCAGAAGTGCTAAGGAAATATGGAGATCATCTGTATAGCAAACAAGATTATGATGAGGCTATGGCACAGTACATCAACACTATTGGTCACCTTGAACCTTCGTATGTGATACAGAAGTTTCTGGATGCACAAAGAATATACAACCTTACAAATTACTTGGAAAATTTACACAAGAAGGGTCTTGCTTCTAAAGATCATACTACTCTTCTCTTAAACTGCTATACCAAATTGAAAGATGTTGACAAGCTGAATGTATTTATTAAAAGTGAGGATGGTGTTGGGGAACATATGTTTGATGTGGAGACTGCAATAAGGGTCTGCCGTGCTGCCAATTACCATGAGCATGCAATGTATGTTGCTAAGAAGGCAGGGAGGCATGAACTGTATTTAAAGATCTTACTTGAAGACCTTGGTAGATATGACGAGGCTTTGCAGTATATTTCAAGTCTTGAACCAAGTCAGGCTGGTGTTACTGTGAAAGAATATGGTAAAATTCTCATAGACCACAGGCCAGTTGAGACGATTGAAATACTCCTGAGGCTTTGTACTGAGGATGGGGAATCAGCAAAGCAAGAATCTTCAAGTAGTGCATACTTGTCTATGTTGCCATCTCCTGTTGATTTTCTCAATATTTTCATGCATCATCCACAGTCTCTTAtggattttcttgaaaaatATACTGACCACGTAAAGGATTCTCCTGCTCAGGTAGAAATTCACAATACACTCTTGGAACTATACCTGTCTAATGATTTGAACTTTCCATCAATATCACAAGTTTGCAATGACATAGATCTTTCTCTCAGAGGAAAATCAGGAGTGCCTAGGAAATCAAAAGCACAATCCAATGGTAAATTAGTTGGCAATAGCAAAGATACATACAAGGAAAAAGAATGCAAAAGAAGGCGCGAGAAGGGACTATGCTTGCTTAAGAGTGCATGGCCATCTGACCTGGAGCATCCACTATATGATGTTGATCTTGCTATAATTCTATGTGAGATGAATGGATTTAAAGAAGGGCTTTTATATCTATATGAGAAGATGAAACTATATAAAGAAGTTATTGCTTGCTACATGCAGGCCCATGATCATGAGGGTTTAATTGCATGCTGCAAAAGGCTGGGGGATTCAGGTAAAGGAGGTGACTCATCTCTTTGGGCAGATCTGCTGAAATATTTTGGTGAACTAGGTGAAGATTGCTCCAAAGAAGTCAAGGATGTTTTGACTTATATAGAAAGAGATGACATCCTGCCTCCTATTATTGTTCTTCAGACCTTGTCCAGAAGTCCATGTCTCACACTCTCTGTCATCAAGGATTATATAGCTCGGAAGCTTGAACAAGAGTCAAAGCTGATTGAAGAGGATCGTCGAGCAATTGAGAAGTATCAG GAGGGGACAGTAGCAATGAGAAAAGAAATTCAGGATCTCAGGACTAATGCAAGAATCTTTCAGCTCAGCAAGTGCACTGCTTGCACTTTCACCCTTGATCTTCCTGCTGTACACTTTATGTGCATGCATTCATTCCATCAGCGTTGCCTTGGTGATAATGAAAAAGAATGCCCAGAGTGCGCTGCTGAGTACAGGTCTGTTCTGGAAATGAGGAGAAGTTTGGAGCAGAATTCCAAAGATCAAGATCAATTCTTTCAGCAAGTGAAGAGCTCTAAGGATGGTTTTTCTGTGATCGCCGAGTATTTTGGAAAAGGGATCATTAGCAAAACCAGTACAGGCACGCATAGATCAAGCAGTTTATCTTCCAGTAGTGACTTCTGA